The Aspergillus flavus chromosome 2, complete sequence region ATCCGGATTATGATGACCAGTTTGCTATATTTACGAAAGTCTTCCAACTATTTCTACACATTACCTGTGTACCTCAGGACGAGCCATTACTGTTTGCACAGTGCTCGTTGTATGAGATTACCGGAACCAGGCTTCAGAGTCATTGCAAGCCCTGTGGGTATTCACTCAGAAGGATTGGCTTTTACGCTTCACGTGTTTTGATATAGGTGATTCCACCCCAAATGGTTGAAGGTTCCTGAAGGGCATCGCAGTGTCCAATTTCGGAAAGCATCATACACTTCTATTCTTGACAGCTTCTACACACTATATCCCATCAATGATGGGTCTGACAGCCGTATTATATTGGTTGGGCAGCCCAAACCGTCTCTATCTAGTCTACCATACATAACTCAGGACTGATGCAGTCAGTGTCGGTGGTTTAGGTCATACACCGCGGCTTGGCTTTGACGCGGACGCAGAGCCAAGCTTGATAAAGTTACCCTAACGTAAGATGTAGTGGAGACATGGAACCAGGTATAGAGAGAGGGAGATGACAGAACTCAGGAGCAAACTACGTACATTGATTGAAACCGTTTTAGGGTCTGCACCGGGAGAAGGATTTTCCAGTGCCGGATCAGATCCTTGTCAAACGATGCAAAAGGAGATGAACAGGCGATCAAGGATCTTTTAAAGTTCCCCCACATTCTGATACAGTAGACCTCGTTACATCGCTGCTTTAGTATTGTCCGGAGGTCCCTGGTTGCCAGACGGACGATAATGGCCTTCATGCAGATATCAATCGACATCCCCCACGTGGAGATTTAGAGCTTCTCCGGCTCAATAATGGTTATTGCTCGGAGTCGAAATGGGAACTCCGCAGACTCCACTGGGTCGTGACTCATGGAAAGGACCTTAATTTCGTCCACCTCCTTTTTTAGGCCGATATACGATTATATGGGCCGAGTCAACTGATACCGAGACAGCCAAGATTACTGGAAGATCTTCCCTTGGAAGATTGAATGTGAcatagattaataatatggCCTCCTTCCCCGCTGGATAATCGGCACGTCGCCGCACTACTCGGCTAGACGTTTGATGCGGTGACTGCCGAGCACTCTTCCTTGAGCCAATGATGCGACCCCATGAAACTACAAGTCTCAGTCACCATCGGTCTGAAGCTCAGGTGTTGGGCATTCGAAATACTTGGGGTAGCTTTGCAGTTGATACATCAGGATTGAAGATTCAGCATCGGGATATCGCAGTCACCGTCGGCAATGCGCCGTGAAATGCCTGACGCCCTGTGTAGTGTGTACTTGGTAATTTAGTCGCTAGCCAGTAGGGTGCATTCCACCGATGGGTCACTAACAAAATTCTCTGTTCTAGGCTGCTTTTTCGCAACTTTTCCGTTTTTCTTGAAGGATGGGACCCATGATTGTGGACCATCCTCCCCGAAAGTCTCCACCGGCCCTAGGTTTAACCTGGTGCGCGAGCTTAGCCTGGTATCGGCCCGCTGAGACAAAAGCCGCTGAGAAATTGTAATGCCAATGTATAAATCTCCGCTTTTCCGGTCTCAGACCACTGTCGTTTTCTCTTCGCTTATCTTTTTGGGGTATCATTACTACTAGTCTGCCAGACTTTGTCGAATAGCGCCTTACCCAATTTGACCACAGCCTCGTTGTGCGTGTCTATCTCACCCTCCCGTCCTTGTTGTCCTTGCTTGTGTCTTCTAAGTGTTTCTGCATTCGCAGGAGGACTGTCTAACCGCAAGTGAGCCGCTGTCGAAATGGGTACGGATGCTGATATCGAAGAGAAGATTGTCGTGGATCCCGGGGCCGGCAACAATCTTCATAATGGCAGCGAACAGACGTCCGATTTGTCGGACTCTTCTTCTAGAGggaaagccgaagaagagccaaCTTTTGACACAGGGTTGACTACCTGGCTGCAAGTCCTGGGCTCgttcttcctgttctttAATTCTTGGTATGTACCATGCATACGCCGTGCGATTCACTGGGACATAATATAACCTTTACTTGAGAGGCCAACCCGCTAACTTCATCATGTTTTAGGGGTGTCATCAACACCTGGGGTGCATTTCAAACGTACTACGAACAGAGTTTCTTGTCCGACATGTCCTCAGACTCTATTGCCTGGATTGGATCCTTGCAGTCGTTCCTTCTCATGTTGTTCGGAGTCGTGACTGGTCCCCTATTCGATGCAGGCTATTTCCGTGGCCTTGTCACCTTTGGGACCTTTGGGCTGCCATTTGGCCTTATGATGACTAGTCTATCCTCCAGGTTCTGGCACCTAATCCTCGCACAAGGAATCGTTATCGGATTATCAGCCGGCTGCCTATTTGTCCCCTCCGTCGCCATCCTACCTCAGTACTtccaaaagaagagagggtTGGCCAATGGACTGGCTGCTTCGGGAAGCAGCATTGGTGGCGTGATCTACCCTATAATGTTCAATAAACTACAGGAGAGGGTTGGGTTCGAATGGGCTACGCGTGCAATAGGGTTCCTTTGTTTCGGAACCTGCTGTATCTCATGTTGTCTCATGAGAATGCGCTTCCAGCCTAAGGAGAAACGTAAATTGTTTCAGCTTTCAGCGTACAAAGAACCGCAATTTGTCATGTTTTCCCTCGCTATGTTCATGGGCTTTTTGGGTTTCTACAACTTCTTATTCTACGTTCAGTCCTACGCCATCGAGACAGGGATTGTCGATTCCAACCTGGGTTTTTATCTTCTTGCAATGTTGAACGCCGGGTCCACCTTTGGACGAGTCTTACCCAACTTCGTTGCCGACCATGCCGGCCCTTTGAACGTCCTCACCCCTGCCGCCACCGCCACCGCTATTCTTGCCTTTGCTTGGATTGGTGTGCACAACGTCCCTGGTATCATTGTCTTGGCCATTCTATATGGTCTCACTTCCGGTGGTTTCGTTTCGCTACCACCGGTGGTTATGGCTAGCATGACCAAGGACATCCGCAACTTGGGAACACGCTTGGGTATGGTTTTCTCAACCACTTCGTTCGGACTGTTAATCGGAACACCAATTGGCGGTGCCATTCTGGACAGCACTCATAAGTATCTTGGTGTCCAGCTTTTTACCGCCTGCTGTCTCATCACAGCTTCTTCAATTTTTGCCGCGCTGAGACTGTCACGCACTGGCTTCCATCTTGCTGTTAAAGCCTAAACTCAAGTGTCATGTCTCTTTCTACCAGGCATACAGGGCAAATGAGGAAACGCCGTTTTTACCCTTTTCGGCCTAGTCCCGATAGGAAAAGCAAGTCGCTCCAGATCAGAGCTATCAGCATTCCTTCTCGGggtttttgtttctctacACGTTGTCAGAACAGAGAGGAGGGACATGACTACCTCGGGACTCACTAATCAATTGGCATTTATTGAGAACGCCAGTCGCATAGCCAAGCCCTAGCGGTACACCTCGAGTTGAACTGATCGAAACGAACGAACGATACCTCACATACAAAGTCATTGCATTATGCCGAGAGGCTGGAGTTTCGGGCCCTACAAAAGTTGCATCCTTTCATAGATACTTGCATTTAGATTTGCactttatagataatttaatgTCAAATAGATAGACTAGAATCTCAATACCATTGATGCTACGATATTCTAAGCGCCAGAAACATTCCCATAGCATACGTTCCATTCACTGCAGTCTTCTTTATTCTGTACACATTTACACCAACATTATATAACAGAGCGCGAAGCACTGGCGAAGAATCATGAATGCAAGagcaacaaaaaagagagagagaaaatcaaagaCAACACCGAAACACCTAAATGCTAAGATATGCCAAGCTTTTTAAGATGCACACACTCAATTAAAAATCGGAACAGACCAGGGACTCTATGAAACGTCCTCCGGACTAACAAGGAAATCCTCCCCATTCTCCCGTACATGTTGTAGATTCTTATCTCGAGAGCATGGTTTCCGCATATCAAATGCATCTTCACCGGAATCTGACATCCCTGTCGGATCATCGCTATAATAATTCACCACGCGCCGGAATACAGAGTATCTGTTGTACGAACCCCCGTCAGCCTTGCAAAATTCACGATATGCGCATTAACTAGCGGAATACTCACCCCATTCCCTTATACATATCCACCGCTATCTTATTCCCAGATCGGACGTACAGGTCGACAAACCAGGCGTCGTTGATGTCGGATCCACGCTCGAGTCGCTCTGTGAGACGGCGAGCGTGGCCAAGCCGACGCCATGCGGGCGCCACTGTCAAGACGGTGATGTGGCCGTGCCAGGGAGTATAGTGTTCGGAGTGACGCATTGATGGGTGTTGTTCTTCGGTCTTTCCCATGACTGTTATGTGAATGGCGCCACGTTAGCGACATGCATATGCGATATGTAGTGGGGCCCAGACTCTAAGTCTAGGCGACATGGAACAAGTATTCAAGCACTTCCTTCCACATACTGTAGCCGACGATGCCTTCCCGGCGGTCTTGGACGCTGCTGAAGAGGGAAGGCCACCGCATGAGATAATTGAGGTAGAAACCCAGGTCATAGTTCTCCGTTAATGGGTCGAGATTCGTGAGGTTGAGGGACAGTAAGTCCGTCGGGGACATGCGCCGGATGGAACTCATTGCGGTGTGTTCGATAGGGTATGCAAGTGAATATGAACGGGTGGATAAGAATAGTTAATTAGTGATTGTTTAtagaaacaaaggaaataaggTGGGAAATTATTGTCGTGAACGTAATTGAATTGAAGCTCCGCCGTGGGGAAGAAACCATCAGCCCAATTGGGGCTTCGGCGGTCACGGGGAAAATGCCGCTCTGGCCGATGATTTGGACGGACGCAGCTTTCCCTTATTTCGCTTCACGCTAtctctccattctttccctccctcgCATCATTGTCCCCGATAAATATCCTGGTCTGCTTCTGATGTACAGAGTTCGAATTCTGTCCCTCCTTCGTACATATATTTCCTTAAGCGTCCTGGTGATGCGGTCGACCGCGTATTGTTGACAtccttttttactttactttctttcccccctccgCGCCGCCCCCTGGTCACGTTCCGAGGCCACCATCGGAGGGACCCTTGCAGCCGCAATTTCCAACGGCTCGTTCGGTCCGCTACATTAAGACATTTACCGAGTGACACCTgtatcctctctttttctactttctctttttcgGTTATCTCTTCAACGGGCTGGGGTCGAATCATGCCGTCCATCCCACCATCTCCCCTGAGGCTGTCTCACCGCCATAATCAGAGTCAATCCAGCATCGACTTTGACCCCATTTCTCCGGGCACTTATGCTCCAAATGGCTTCTCTCACAGTCCTCCAAGGTCGCCGATGTCTCCTCGCTTTTCAGCCCCGTCATCTCCGGCCCGTGGACACCATGCGCAAAGCATAAACGGATCTCATTATAGAATGTCGGGTGACTTTGGGAGTGCTGCGGATATGGGTGGGGGTGGCTTGGGAAACCTTGCCGACGAACTGGCTGATGCTTGGGAGCAGGAGGAGGGTGGCTATGGGTATGCGTCAGGACAGGAGGTCGAACATATCCCTGCGGATACACAACACATGGATCGCAGCGATTCAGAGGACGGCTATCACATGGGAACCAAGACACCGTCGTCAGGTTACTCGTCCGAGCGTGCTTCTCTGCAGCCTCCAAAACCTAAGACTCGGAATGGTGGTCATCGACATCGCCGAACCGAATCACAGTATGATGGTTCAGACTACGGCCCTGACTCGGACCTAGAGGAAGCTGCGGACATCTCACCAAGTCTGGAGATGCAGATGGCGGAGGTTGAGAGCTTAGCTCGGCGGGGACTGGAAAACAATGGGAGTGAGAGTGATCATGCCATTGCTCGCGTTGTTGAGGCACTTCGGGATCTTGGTGGACAGAGTGGGATCGAAAATAATGCTATGAGGTATGGCCTTGTCTTAGTCGTTCAGGCTGATTTGCTTTTGAGAAGTAATTATACTGATTCCGGCCTCTCCGCACAGACTTATCACAGCACACTCTTCCATTACTTCCCATCTCACCCACCAAACTCGGACTCTCCAAACACTCACCcatcctctccttttctctcctttccctcttctctccgAAGATGCCATAGACTCCCTTATCCCTCTGATCGACGACGAACTCTTGCCCAACCTACCTTATCCTTTTCCGGTCCAGTCCCGTCACTCATCAAGACCCGCAACACCCTCTCACTCGCCCGCTCTTAACCCCCTCTATTCCCTTCAATCACTCGTCTCGCAAACATCCGAAATCACACTCTCTTTACAAAGCTTGAGCGACACTCTCTATGAATCGCGTCAGCTAACAGCCACCGCCTCTCGAAGACTCCGATCTGCGCGCGAATTGGTCTCCGAACTCCGccgtgaagaagaaggtcgcGAAGAGGGCACCCGGTGGATTGAGAAAGGCGATTGGGATC contains the following coding sequences:
- a CDS encoding major facilitator superfamily domain-containing protein encodes the protein MSSDSIAWIGSLQSFLLMLFGVVTGPLFDAGYFRGLVTFGTFGLPFGLMMTSLSSRFWHLILAQGIVIGLSAGCLFVPSVAILPQYFQKKRGLANGLAASGSSIGGVIYPIMFNKLQERVGFEWATRAIGFLCFGTCCISCCLMRMRFQPKEKRKLFQLSAYKEPQFVMFSLAMFMGFLGFYNFLFYVQSYAIETGIVDSNLGFYLLAMLNAGSTFGRVLPNFVADHAGPLNVLTPAATATAILAFAWIGVHNVPGIIVLAILYGLTSGGFVSLPPVVMASMTKDIRNLGTRLGMVFSTTSFGLLIGTPIGGAILDSTHKYLGVQLFTACCLITASSIFAALRLSRTGFHLAVKA